Within the Acinetobacter radioresistens DSM 6976 = NBRC 102413 = CIP 103788 genome, the region TATGGCTCTTGAAGCACTGAAAGAAGATCACGAATTCCTGCTAAAAGGTGGCGTGTTTACTAAAGATATGTTAGATGCATATATCGAACTTAAAACTGAAGATGTGCGTCGTCTTAATACGACTACTCACCCAGTTGAGTTTGATATGTACTACAGCCTGTAAATCTATTCTGAATTTCACTGTAAAAAGACCCGCCTTTGTGCGGGTTTTTTTGTATGATGCTGTAATTGATAAACGATATGATGTTATGGCACCACGCAAAAAAAATACTGGATTTTTTCCATGGATTGATCCTCAGGATCACAATAAAGGTTTTAAACTGAATTTTTCTGAAGTGACTTATATAGAAATAGGACGTACACCTGAAGGTTATAAACAGGCAGAATTTGTTGCACTGCGACATCCTGAATTCGCTCTGGACTATGATTATCCAAAAAGTTTTTATCTCACTACCGAGGGCTTGATCTTAAAGAAATTACCGAGCGGGACATATGTAGTCATTGCTAAAACAGATAATGGTTAATTGTGAAGTTGGGAAAGTTGTGAGTTCAAAATATAAAAACAAGCATGCTGAGCAGATTCCTGCAGCACTAAAAATTTGGTTATATGCATCAGGTTCCTTAACCCGACAGTTAACCGATCTGGCTGGCGGAAAGTTTAGGGTCGAGACGCTTAATGAATATTTTCAACGCCCTAACTTCGCTGACAGCCAGTGGATGAAAATGCCAGCTCAGCATACTTCCTGGGTACGTGATACTTATCTATATGGCTGTGAGACACAGCCGTGGGTCAAGGCGAAAAGTATCTTTCCGATACTAAGCCTGCAAGGACGGGCACGTTTATTTCAACACATTGGTCAAAAGCCAATTGGACATTTTTTATTTCAGCGTACCCGGCCCGCCTGTGAGCGGCGTGTAGTTTATCTGGAAGAGGGTTGGACCCGTCAGAGCTGCTATACTTGGCATGGCTGCAAATTTATTGTGCAGGAGACATTCCTGCCAGCTTTTGAGTATTTTATTCAGCAATAACCTCGTTAAGGACAGTCATGGCAACTGTGCATCAGATTACTTGGCGTGAGCGCCTGGAAGCTTATTACTATTTATGCCGTTTTGATAAACCGATTGGCACCGAACTGGTTTTCTGGCCAACCATGTGGGCACTCTGGATAGCGTCAAAAGGTATACCGGACCTAAAAATTCTCTTTATTATGACTTTAGGCGTAATTTTTATGCGTGCTGCCGGTTGTGCTATTAATGACTTTGCTGACCGGAAGGTCGATGCACATGTAGAACGTACCAAATCCCGGCCTTTGGCGACTGGTATAATTAGTGCTAAAGAAGCGGTTTTAGTATTTCTGGTTCTGGTTGCTGCCAGCGCGTGTCTGTTATTTTTCCTCCCTATTCAAGCTTTTTACTGGTCATTTGGCGCTTTATTGCTTGCATTCATATATCCTTTCATGAAGCGCTATACTCATTTGCCACAAGTCTTTTTAGGTGCAGCTTTTTCTTGGTCTATTCCTATGGCCTATACCGCAGTGGGCCAGACACCAGATTTAATCTGCTGGCTGCTTTATTTTGGAAATCTGTGCTGGACTGTTGCCTATGATACGCAGTATGCCATTACTGACCGTGAATATGATTTAAAGATTGGTGTAAAATCTACAGCCATCCTTTTTGGTCGTTATGACATTCAAATTATCGTACTTTTACAGTTATGCAGTCTTATTCTAATTGGTACAGCCCTGTATTTAGAAAATATTTTATTTCCATGGTCGATGATCGCTTTAGTTGTGGTTGCATTCGATTTTATATATCAAACAATTAAAACCAAGGACCGCAATCCCCAAATATGTTTTTGGGCATTTCGTCATAATCGTTGGGTTGGATTCATAATTTTTCTGGGAATATTTTTAAATTTTATATCGTAAAAATAGTACTCAGGTTGAAAAGTGTTCTATGCAGGACACTTTTTTTGTGTCTTAATATTTGTGCATAAATTTATGCAGAATAAATAATTGATAAAAAGGATATTTTATGAGACGTTCAAGAATTGCTTTAACTATAACAAGTTTAGTTTCGGCTTTATTTCTTACAGCCTGTAATGATGAGAATGACGATTATAGAGGGGTAAATCCGGATCAGACATTTATTTCTGAAAAGTCTTATTCTAAAGATAGCTTGAGTGGCGCTTCATCTATAAAAATCATGTCCTATAATATGGTCAATGTACAAGGAAAAACAGCGGAAGCCACTGCGCTAGTGATGTTCCCTAAAGTTACTCAACCTAAGGATGGTTATCGAGTAGTAGTTTGGGAACACGGTACTGTAGGCGTAGGGGATAGCTGTGCACCAAGCAATAATACTATTAATCCACGCTTCAAAATTTTAGCTGATACATTATTGGCAGCTGGTTATGTGGTGATTGCTCCGGACTATGAAGGTTTAGGTACTCGAGGAATCCATCCATACCTTAATTTGGGAAGTGAAGCTAAATCTGCAATTGCAGCAGTAAAAGCTGCTAAAGATCAGTACGGCAGTCAGTTGAATAGTTCATGGATGTCGATTGGGCAATCTCAAGGTGGGCATGCCTCATTAGGAACAGCTGAGTTTGCTAATAACGACAGTAACTATAAAGGAGCGGTTGCAGCAGCACCAGCTTCCAGCCTTGGCTATATTATTTCTGTAGTTGCACCACAGGCAATTCAAGATATTCTTGGAAGAGAACAGGCGGGTACTGCGCCTGTTGGCACAGCTGTAGAAGTATATGCCGAGCTACTTGCATATGCTGCATATACCACAGTGGGTATTACTGCTTATGAACCTAAATTTAATTATCGTGAAATCTTCCAGCAACGTTCTCAAAGTATAGCCGAGTTTGCAGAAGGCACTACGGGCGAAAATGGAATGTGTTTAA harbors:
- a CDS encoding alpha/beta hydrolase family protein, which codes for MRRSRIALTITSLVSALFLTACNDENDDYRGVNPDQTFISEKSYSKDSLSGASSIKIMSYNMVNVQGKTAEATALVMFPKVTQPKDGYRVVVWEHGTVGVGDSCAPSNNTINPRFKILADTLLAAGYVVIAPDYEGLGTRGIHPYLNLGSEAKSAIAAVKAAKDQYGSQLNSSWMSIGQSQGGHASLGTAEFANNDSNYKGAVAAAPASSLGYIISVVAPQAIQDILGREQAGTAPVGTAVEVYAELLAYAAYTTVGITAYEPKFNYREIFQQRSQSIAEFAEGTTGENGMCLTDLHNKFADDIRDFLATNAGKTVMDYPGLAGNFQENPTVKKFLADNQPATKKINSPVMIVQGTADMAVPYPVTNTLQEGLKKMGTDVTFVPVNGAAHTQAIVCRNAEIYQFVQSKMPARTNIVLDPSVIDASKNVECTGVAQ
- the ubiA gene encoding 4-hydroxybenzoate octaprenyltransferase yields the protein MATVHQITWRERLEAYYYLCRFDKPIGTELVFWPTMWALWIASKGIPDLKILFIMTLGVIFMRAAGCAINDFADRKVDAHVERTKSRPLATGIISAKEAVLVFLVLVAASACLLFFLPIQAFYWSFGALLLAFIYPFMKRYTHLPQVFLGAAFSWSIPMAYTAVGQTPDLICWLLYFGNLCWTVAYDTQYAITDREYDLKIGVKSTAILFGRYDIQIIVLLQLCSLILIGTALYLENILFPWSMIALVVVAFDFIYQTIKTKDRNPQICFWAFRHNRWVGFIIFLGIFLNFIS
- a CDS encoding chorismate--pyruvate lyase family protein, with the translated sequence MVNCEVGKVVSSKYKNKHAEQIPAALKIWLYASGSLTRQLTDLAGGKFRVETLNEYFQRPNFADSQWMKMPAQHTSWVRDTYLYGCETQPWVKAKSIFPILSLQGRARLFQHIGQKPIGHFLFQRTRPACERRVVYLEEGWTRQSCYTWHGCKFIVQETFLPAFEYFIQQ